A stretch of Desulfobacter hydrogenophilus DNA encodes these proteins:
- a CDS encoding tyrosine-type recombinase/integrase: MTQLRQQFDRHMTLHRLSPKTNAAYMNAVKLLAAHYKQAPDQLTDSQIQDYLDYIIADRQLAWSSCNVQFSGIKRFYRHVLKREPKISIPPRPQERKIFMALSREEVAQILNACTNPKHYALLLATYSAGLRVSEVVKLQPIHIERSRKMIRIEQGKGRKDRYTVLSDTLLKTLEDYWRLFKPNEWIFFGKTRSKPMPVETAQKIYYTAKLEAGVKRGKGIHTLRHCFATHLLEQGTRTHVLQQMLGHKSIRTTAKYLHISNEAISQVVSPADVVL, encoded by the coding sequence ATGACACAACTTCGCCAACAATTTGATCGACACATGACTCTTCACCGGCTTTCGCCAAAAACAAATGCGGCGTATATGAATGCGGTAAAATTGCTTGCCGCGCACTACAAGCAAGCACCGGATCAACTGACCGATTCCCAGATCCAAGATTATCTCGACTATATTATTGCAGACCGACAACTGGCCTGGAGTAGCTGCAATGTACAGTTCTCAGGGATAAAGAGATTTTACAGGCATGTATTAAAACGGGAGCCCAAGATTTCCATACCGCCCCGGCCTCAGGAAAGGAAAATCTTCATGGCACTGAGCCGGGAAGAAGTGGCGCAAATACTGAATGCCTGCACCAACCCCAAGCATTATGCCCTTCTTCTGGCCACATACAGCGCAGGATTGCGGGTCAGTGAAGTTGTAAAGCTCCAACCGATACACATTGAAAGATCCCGCAAAATGATACGGATAGAGCAAGGTAAAGGCAGAAAAGACCGGTATACAGTCTTGTCAGATACCTTACTAAAGACTCTGGAAGACTACTGGCGGCTTTTTAAACCGAACGAATGGATCTTTTTCGGCAAAACCAGATCAAAACCGATGCCAGTTGAGACAGCTCAGAAAATTTATTACACGGCCAAGTTAGAAGCCGGTGTAAAACGTGGCAAAGGCATACATACCCTTCGTCACTGCTTTGCGACTCACCTTCTCGAACAGGGAACCCGGACACATGTACTTCAGCAGATGCTCGGTCATAAATCCATCAGAACCACGGCAAAGTATCTTCACATCAGCAATGAGGCCATATCCCAAGTTGTCAGCCCGGCTGACGTGGTGCTTTAA
- a CDS encoding glycosyltransferase family 2 protein, whose protein sequence is MPYFSVIMPVFNEEGNLANTISSVIEQSFGSFEYIIVNDGSIDGTLRELENYAFQDKRIKISSIKNSGISNALNNGIDAAIGQYIARIDAGDVANRHWLKTMYKYSRKNKSIDLFFGRVLITNERFQPFTIWPLFLPININQAILKNKNFPHPFLISKLKTIRDMGGYPNSDGFEDNHLWNKMIKNERKLYATKEISGQIVRNIGHNDIVEKRLKLRAKITGWSKRESDIVVMNAMLYRKIVYNTGLSPLAKTKLFKLRNKYAFRYIFGVFRFLLIKFFSVGSILFHRRRLGKTDGQKSF, encoded by the coding sequence ATGCCATATTTTTCAGTAATAATGCCAGTTTTCAATGAAGAGGGCAATCTTGCAAATACAATCTCTTCAGTGATCGAGCAAAGTTTTGGCTCTTTCGAATATATAATCGTGAATGACGGCTCAATTGATGGAACCCTTCGAGAGTTGGAGAATTATGCTTTTCAGGATAAGCGTATTAAAATTTCTTCAATTAAAAATTCTGGGATTTCAAACGCTTTGAATAATGGAATTGATGCTGCTATTGGTCAATATATAGCAAGAATTGATGCCGGTGATGTTGCCAACAGGCATTGGTTAAAAACGATGTATAAGTATTCACGGAAAAACAAATCAATTGATCTTTTTTTTGGCAGAGTACTCATAACCAATGAACGCTTTCAACCGTTTACTATTTGGCCATTGTTTCTCCCTATAAACATCAATCAAGCAATCTTGAAAAATAAAAATTTTCCTCATCCGTTTTTAATTTCAAAATTAAAAACAATTCGCGATATGGGAGGATATCCTAATTCTGATGGTTTTGAGGATAATCACCTTTGGAATAAAATGATAAAGAACGAAAGAAAACTTTATGCAACCAAAGAAATTTCAGGGCAAATAGTTAGAAATATAGGACATAATGATATTGTAGAAAAGCGTTTGAAGTTACGAGCAAAGATTACGGGGTGGTCTAAAAGGGAAAGTGATATTGTGGTTATGAACGCAATGTTATATCGTAAAATAGTCTATAATACAGGCCTTAGCCCCTTGGCGAAAACTAAACTATTTAAATTACGGAATAAATACGCCTTTAGATATATTTTCGGAGTTTTCAGGTTCTTATTAATTAAATTTTTTTCTGTAGGTTCTATTTTGTTTCACAGACGTAGGTTAGGAAAGACCGATGGCCAAAAGAGTTTTTAG
- a CDS encoding flippase, translated as MVEVVRGAGITFIIKVLSAGFAFAFNVLLARIVGAEGAGIYFLSLTIVTISATIGRFGLENTFLRFVAAHAAKNEWGSVKGVFQKGMLISVAVSTLISVLLFILAPILAQQLFHKSELEMPLRLMALAVVPLALYWLIAEALKGVKKIRDSQLVQGLIFPVLTCAGLFLLCDDSGVESVASIYTIGAFIVLLCGFFFWRRAVSGFKESVVAYSWKKILNSCTPLLWIQLMYLVMQWSSILLLGIWGTKAEVGVFGVASRTAMLTNFILVSVNSIVAPKFSALYCLGDMDGLAVIARKSTKMMTAFATPILLVFVIFPNFVMSIFGESFSGGGVFLIILSIGQFVNVATGSVGYLLIMTGNERLMRNNTLVVGSLSILLNVIFIPLLGALGATIATSFAMAVLNLGAFFLTWRKLGIWTLPFMGRGR; from the coding sequence ATGGTTGAGGTAGTCCGTGGGGCTGGAATCACATTTATTATTAAGGTTCTCTCTGCTGGGTTTGCCTTTGCTTTCAACGTTTTGCTCGCACGAATAGTGGGAGCTGAAGGGGCGGGGATTTATTTTTTGTCTCTTACTATTGTCACTATTTCAGCTACTATCGGCCGTTTTGGACTTGAAAACACATTCTTGCGATTTGTCGCAGCGCATGCAGCTAAAAACGAGTGGGGGAGTGTGAAAGGTGTATTTCAAAAAGGAATGCTAATTTCCGTTGCGGTATCAACTCTCATTTCAGTGTTGCTTTTTATTCTTGCACCAATTCTGGCTCAGCAGCTTTTTCACAAGTCAGAACTTGAGATGCCTTTACGATTGATGGCTTTGGCTGTGGTGCCACTTGCTTTATATTGGTTGATTGCTGAGGCGTTAAAAGGAGTAAAGAAAATTCGAGATTCACAGTTAGTCCAAGGTTTAATTTTTCCGGTATTAACTTGCGCAGGCTTATTTTTACTATGTGATGACTCAGGGGTAGAAAGTGTTGCCAGTATCTACACTATTGGAGCTTTTATTGTACTGCTTTGTGGATTTTTTTTTTGGCGAAGAGCTGTATCTGGATTCAAGGAAAGTGTTGTTGCATACTCTTGGAAAAAGATTCTGAATAGTTGTACTCCTTTGCTTTGGATTCAATTAATGTATTTGGTGATGCAGTGGTCGTCAATTCTTCTTTTAGGGATCTGGGGTACCAAAGCTGAGGTTGGTGTGTTTGGGGTGGCATCTCGAACGGCTATGTTAACTAATTTTATTTTAGTTTCTGTGAACAGTATTGTGGCACCAAAGTTTTCCGCTTTGTATTGTCTTGGCGATATGGATGGTTTGGCAGTTATAGCACGCAAGTCGACTAAAATGATGACGGCTTTTGCAACACCTATTCTACTTGTTTTTGTTATTTTTCCAAATTTTGTAATGAGTATTTTTGGGGAGTCTTTTTCTGGTGGCGGGGTTTTTCTGATTATTTTATCTATTGGGCAGTTTGTGAATGTTGCTACCGGGTCTGTTGGATATCTGTTGATCATGACTGGAAATGAGCGACTTATGCGCAACAATACGTTAGTCGTTGGCAGTCTTTCCATTCTACTGAACGTAATTTTTATTCCACTACTTGGAGCTTTAGGCGCGACGATAGCAACATCATTTGCCATGGCCGTGTTAAATCTCGGAGCCTTTTTTCTAACCTGGAGGAAACTAGGAATTTGGACTTTGCCTTTCATGGGGAGAGGTCGGTAG
- a CDS encoding GDP-L-fucose synthase family protein, whose amino-acid sequence MQKIDKIFIAGAAGLVGSALKRLLDQQGYTNILTPGRKELDLMDTTAVAAWFEKHKPNYVFQAAAKVGGILANNRYPADFIHQNLIIMNNVIHQSYLNNVKKLLFLASSCIYPKHCPQPMKEEYLMTGPLEPTNSPYAVAKIAGIEMCWAYNRQYGTKFIPVMPTNLYGANDNFDIETAHVLPALIRKFHEAKLANTPSVTIWGTGSPKREFLHVDDLAKGCCFIMNKDLGESTYKSKLLFNIGAGKDITIKDLALLIQAVTGYEGILEFDASKPDGTPQKLLDVSQINALGWNASIPLHQGISDTYEWYNQSLTKRSGVIINSATLC is encoded by the coding sequence ATGCAAAAAATAGATAAAATATTCATAGCCGGCGCAGCCGGTCTGGTGGGTTCTGCGTTAAAAAGGCTTCTTGATCAGCAAGGATACACCAATATTTTAACGCCTGGCCGCAAAGAATTGGATCTGATGGATACCACGGCAGTGGCTGCCTGGTTTGAAAAACATAAACCGAATTACGTATTTCAAGCTGCAGCTAAAGTGGGCGGTATCCTGGCCAATAACAGATATCCTGCCGATTTTATTCACCAGAACCTGATTATCATGAATAATGTCATCCACCAGTCATACCTGAATAATGTAAAAAAACTTCTTTTTTTGGCCTCGTCCTGCATCTACCCAAAACATTGCCCCCAGCCCATGAAGGAAGAATATCTCATGACGGGACCTTTAGAGCCGACAAATTCACCATACGCTGTAGCCAAAATAGCCGGTATAGAGATGTGCTGGGCATATAATCGTCAATACGGAACAAAATTTATTCCAGTAATGCCGACCAATCTATATGGCGCCAATGACAACTTTGATATAGAAACCGCCCATGTTCTGCCAGCCTTGATCCGTAAATTTCATGAAGCCAAACTCGCCAATACGCCCTCAGTGACCATCTGGGGCACAGGCTCTCCGAAAAGAGAATTTCTCCACGTGGATGACCTGGCGAAAGGCTGCTGCTTTATAATGAATAAAGATCTCGGGGAAAGCACTTACAAAAGCAAGCTCCTTTTTAACATCGGCGCCGGCAAGGATATCACCATCAAAGACCTGGCCCTGCTTATCCAGGCAGTAACGGGGTATGAGGGCATTCTAGAATTTGACGCATCCAAGCCCGACGGCACTCCTCAAAAACTTTTGGATGTTTCCCAAATCAATGCTTTGGGCTGGAATGCATCTATCCCGCTTCACCAAGGCATTTCCGACACCTATGAATGGTACAATCAAAGCCTGACAAAAAGATCGGGGGTGATCATAAATTCAGCCACGTTGTGCTAA
- the gmd gene encoding GDP-mannose 4,6-dehydratase, translating into MKKALITGITGQDGAYLAEFLLAKGYEVHGIKRRASLFNTDRIDHLYQDPHEENRNLFLHYGDLTDSTNLIRILQQVQPDEVYNLAAQSHVAVSFESPEYTADTDALGTLRLLEGIRLLGLENKSRFYQASTSELFGKVQEVPQTEKTPFYPRSPYAAAKLYAYWVTVNYREAYGFYACNGILFNHESPLRGETFVTRKITRALARISLGLQDCLYLGNLDAKRDWGHAKDYVRMQWLMLQQDAPDDFVIATGKQYAVRDFVNAAAKELDLNISWQGTGINETGQDTKTGKTIVAVDPQYFRPTEVETLLGDPSKAMEELKWKPEISFEQMVSEMVQKDLEGAKKDHLCQTHGFNTYDHNE; encoded by the coding sequence ATGAAAAAAGCACTAATAACCGGTATAACCGGCCAGGACGGCGCCTATCTGGCGGAGTTCTTACTTGCTAAAGGATATGAGGTCCACGGTATTAAAAGAAGAGCATCTTTGTTTAATACTGACCGCATTGACCATCTTTACCAGGACCCCCATGAAGAGAATCGTAATCTGTTTCTTCATTATGGAGACCTTACCGACTCTACTAATTTAATCCGCATCCTACAGCAGGTTCAGCCGGATGAAGTATACAATCTGGCGGCGCAAAGCCATGTGGCAGTCTCCTTTGAATCCCCGGAATATACGGCTGATACGGATGCATTAGGCACCCTGAGGCTGCTTGAAGGCATTCGCCTTTTAGGCCTTGAAAATAAGTCCAGATTTTATCAGGCCTCCACATCAGAGCTTTTCGGAAAAGTCCAGGAAGTACCCCAGACCGAAAAAACTCCATTCTATCCCAGAAGCCCTTATGCAGCAGCTAAGCTCTATGCCTACTGGGTCACAGTAAACTACAGGGAAGCTTACGGCTTCTATGCCTGCAACGGCATTCTGTTCAACCATGAATCCCCCCTGCGTGGCGAAACCTTTGTCACCCGAAAGATTACCCGTGCCCTGGCCCGCATCTCCTTGGGGCTCCAGGACTGCCTCTATCTTGGAAATCTGGATGCAAAAAGGGACTGGGGCCATGCCAAAGATTACGTGCGCATGCAATGGCTCATGCTTCAGCAGGATGCCCCGGATGATTTTGTGATAGCCACAGGCAAACAATATGCGGTTCGGGACTTTGTCAATGCAGCAGCAAAAGAACTGGATCTGAATATTTCCTGGCAGGGAACCGGCATTAATGAAACAGGTCAAGATACAAAAACAGGAAAAACAATTGTTGCCGTAGATCCCCAATATTTCCGCCCCACAGAGGTGGAAACCCTGCTGGGAGATCCATCAAAAGCAATGGAAGAATTAAAGTGGAAACCCGAAATCTCCTTTGAACAGATGGTCTCTGAAATGGTTCAAAAAGACCTTGAAGGGGCTAAAAAGGATCATCTTTGCCAGACTCACGGGTTTAACACTTATGATCATAATGAATAA
- a CDS encoding DUF86 domain-containing protein: MAFQDLTIIMIHKLDEKINMSSKRQIINMRNRVMHGYYKIDDVSIWGTIVRHLPNLKKEVSLLLVE, from the coding sequence ATGGCGTTTCAAGATTTAACAATAATTATGATACATAAACTGGATGAGAAGATAAACATGTCGTCCAAAAGGCAGATCATTAATATGCGGAACAGAGTCATGCACGGATATTATAAAATTGATGATGTAAGCATTTGGGGAACGATTGTAAGACATTTACCGAATTTGAAGAAAGAAGTATCCTTATTGTTAGTCGAATGA
- a CDS encoding nucleotidyl transferase AbiEii/AbiGii toxin family protein: MNFELVFKQVIQPFEEEGIQYGLIGGFALGVMGILRSTIDIDFLILVDDLEKAEKVLSSAMYSCIYKTENISQYSSSIKTLGHIDIIHAFRHLSREMLTRVQSFTVFDQYSVKVLSPEDIIGLKVQAIANEPSRHAADFQDMRLLLKYKKMKQQNVDWELLKDYFDLFNKQNLLVQLRNEFS, from the coding sequence ATGAATTTTGAACTGGTCTTTAAGCAGGTCATTCAACCTTTTGAAGAAGAAGGCATCCAATATGGTCTTATTGGAGGATTTGCACTTGGTGTCATGGGCATTCTCCGTTCAACCATAGATATTGACTTCTTGATCCTGGTCGATGATCTTGAAAAAGCTGAGAAGGTTCTATCTTCTGCCATGTATTCATGCATTTATAAAACCGAAAACATTTCACAATATTCCTCCAGCATTAAAACGTTGGGTCATATCGATATCATTCATGCGTTCAGGCACCTTTCCAGAGAGATGCTTACCCGGGTACAAAGTTTTACGGTTTTTGACCAATATTCGGTAAAAGTACTTTCTCCTGAAGATATTATCGGCCTCAAAGTCCAAGCGATTGCCAATGAGCCGTCGCGCCACGCTGCCGATTTTCAGGATATGCGTCTGCTTCTGAAGTACAAAAAGATGAAGCAACAAAATGTTGACTGGGAACTTCTTAAAGACTATTTTGACCTTTTCAATAAACAGAACCTGTTGGTTCAGCTTAGGAATGAGTTTTCATGA
- a CDS encoding DUF86 domain-containing protein, protein MDAVVRNLEIIGEAAANVPQGIQDLYADIPWYQMEGM, encoded by the coding sequence ATTGATGCTGTTGTTAGAAATCTTGAAATAATAGGAGAAGCTGCTGCGAATGTACCTCAGGGAATTCAGGATTTGTATGCAGATATTCCCTGGTATCAGATGGAAGGAATGTAA
- a CDS encoding nucleotidyltransferase family protein: protein MPQIDRNLIKIIEAHKDIIKEKFSVESMSIFGSISKGTAKSDSDIDILIRFKTTPGLFGFIDLKQYLEVIVGRPVDLVTENALKKQLRDDILRDAVHVA from the coding sequence ATGCCCCAAATTGACCGTAATCTAATCAAAATAATTGAAGCTCATAAAGATATTATAAAAGAAAAATTTTCTGTTGAGTCAATGTCAATTTTCGGTTCTATATCAAAAGGCACAGCAAAATCTGACAGTGACATTGATATATTAATCAGATTTAAAACCACACCAGGCCTTTTTGGATTCATTGATTTAAAACAATATCTGGAAGTTATTGTTGGACGTCCGGTCGATCTTGTAACAGAAAATGCCTTAAAAAAACAACTTCGAGATGATATTTTAAGGGATGCGGTGCATGTCGCATAG
- a CDS encoding tetratricopeptide repeat protein, protein MIISLAKLAKILLVIVLFVMLTAQGLLLYSRYIYQQGIDYTLDNAWDQALASFYKSESIIPDWLCQYYAAWDLYRINLAAGKTLNQIGQAYLTAEEVDLPKAFDTYLSARAHLEQAERIDPVTYEVAFSQAQTETSLEMIYTTLYPEKLPPYDPDTLYRKAIQLRPNGIIILYSYAMFLAFRGDEEKLGSVVRRMTETFPSVYGKLKKEYFWSETLTSQAEAGLNSALEKDISPREAHQALADIYSQSGSYDQAAFEYHASLDIRSFTNNWRNYIHMGRLQYLAGNIDESDSWFLKGLQTTTDFVSALNSVYYFFKCEEQLPEFIRFATGIEQKLSNSPEIDLAIARAWMNLKNYPLAEARLLRLTAKNKNAEAYYLLAKIAQQEQDLDQMELMAQKATVLDKDNSSYFYLFSEALRRQRKYSEAEETATKALEKSQKGNPWLFSNRAWTRWAQQKYETAALDWKRAFDLKPDNPDFLYRIAQCYERVARFEEAKTYVTKALVLSPDNASYQKLRQRLK, encoded by the coding sequence ATGATAATTAGCCTGGCAAAATTAGCTAAAATCCTTCTGGTAATTGTTCTGTTTGTCATGCTGACAGCCCAAGGCCTACTTCTTTATTCCAGATACATTTATCAGCAGGGCATTGACTATACCTTGGACAATGCCTGGGATCAGGCCCTGGCATCATTTTATAAATCTGAGAGCATTATTCCGGATTGGCTATGCCAATATTATGCCGCCTGGGACCTATATCGCATCAACCTTGCAGCCGGTAAGACCTTAAACCAAATAGGACAAGCATATTTGACTGCCGAAGAGGTCGATCTACCCAAGGCATTTGATACCTACCTGTCTGCCAGGGCCCACCTTGAGCAGGCAGAACGCATTGATCCGGTCACCTATGAAGTTGCCTTTAGTCAGGCCCAGACCGAAACCTCTCTTGAAATGATTTACACAACCCTTTATCCCGAAAAGCTTCCCCCCTACGATCCGGACACCCTTTACCGGAAAGCCATCCAGCTTCGCCCCAATGGTATTATCATTTTGTACTCCTATGCCATGTTTCTGGCCTTTAGAGGAGATGAGGAAAAATTAGGCAGTGTGGTCCGGCGTATGACTGAAACCTTCCCTTCTGTTTATGGAAAACTTAAAAAGGAATATTTCTGGTCCGAAACCCTAACGAGCCAGGCAGAGGCCGGTTTGAACAGTGCCCTGGAAAAAGATATTTCCCCTCGGGAAGCCCACCAGGCCCTGGCTGATATTTATAGCCAGAGCGGGTCGTATGATCAGGCGGCTTTTGAATACCATGCGAGCTTAGATATTCGATCATTTACCAACAACTGGCGCAATTATATCCATATGGGGAGATTGCAGTACCTTGCCGGCAACATCGATGAGAGTGACTCTTGGTTTTTGAAAGGGTTACAAACCACGACCGATTTTGTATCCGCACTGAATAGCGTCTACTATTTTTTCAAATGCGAAGAACAATTACCGGAATTTATACGTTTTGCTACCGGCATCGAGCAAAAATTATCAAATTCCCCTGAAATAGACCTTGCCATTGCCCGGGCCTGGATGAATCTAAAGAACTACCCGCTGGCTGAAGCCCGTTTGCTTCGCCTCACCGCAAAGAATAAAAATGCCGAAGCCTATTACCTTTTGGCAAAAATAGCACAGCAGGAACAGGACTTGGACCAAATGGAACTTATGGCCCAGAAAGCCACTGTTCTTGATAAAGATAACAGCTCCTATTTTTATCTTTTTTCTGAAGCCTTGAGACGGCAGAGAAAATACTCCGAGGCCGAAGAAACAGCAACCAAAGCGCTTGAAAAATCACAAAAAGGAAACCCATGGTTGTTTAGCAACCGCGCTTGGACGCGTTGGGCCCAGCAAAAATATGAAACGGCTGCCCTGGATTGGAAGCGCGCCTTTGACCTGAAACCAGACAATCCGGATTTTCTTTACCGCATTGCCCAATGTTATGAACGTGTTGCCCGATTTGAGGAGGCCAAGACCTATGTTACAAAAGCCTTGGTTCTATCTCCTGATAACGCATCGTACCAAAAATTGAGACAGCGTTTAAAATGA
- a CDS encoding CpsD/CapB family tyrosine-protein kinase, which yields MSHGIDLEKLYAEFNVGEEMGDFLRNAIEEMIQPTYTENLFILPAGRVPPNPAELLGSKRTGFLMDYLKNQYDFIVIDTPPVMPATDALLVAPHTDGAILVIKSRHANRKIIQEVLKRFESNNLPIIGTILNRVNMKQEGYYKYYKKYYTSYYGN from the coding sequence TTGAGCCACGGAATTGATCTTGAGAAACTCTATGCGGAGTTCAATGTGGGTGAGGAGATGGGCGATTTCCTTAGAAACGCCATAGAAGAGATGATTCAGCCAACCTATACGGAGAATCTTTTTATCTTGCCGGCCGGCAGGGTCCCGCCAAATCCGGCAGAACTGCTGGGCTCCAAACGTACGGGGTTTCTGATGGATTACCTGAAAAATCAGTATGATTTCATAGTCATCGACACACCGCCGGTCATGCCGGCCACAGATGCCCTGCTGGTGGCCCCGCACACAGACGGTGCAATCCTGGTTATCAAATCCCGTCACGCGAACCGGAAAATCATCCAGGAGGTCCTGAAACGGTTTGAAAGCAATAATCTGCCCATCATCGGTACGATCTTGAATCGGGTCAATATGAAACAAGAAGGATATTACAAGTACTATAAAAAGTACTACACTTCTTATTATGGCAATTAG
- a CDS encoding CpsB/CapC family capsule biosynthesis tyrosine phosphatase: MFDTHSHILYGMDDGSKRLSHSLGFAKQALKQGVHTLFATPHCYDGVYNCTKADILEACRRFSHDLSAAGLPLEVLPGAEIRVNHDLIEVFDNGDLLTLNNAGAYLLIELPLHLYLRLKLKNY, encoded by the coding sequence ATGTTTGATACGCATTCTCACATTCTCTACGGCATGGATGACGGCAGCAAACGTCTTTCCCACTCCCTTGGTTTTGCAAAACAGGCCTTAAAACAAGGGGTCCATACCCTGTTTGCTACCCCTCACTGCTATGACGGTGTTTATAATTGCACTAAAGCAGATATCCTTGAAGCATGCAGGCGGTTTTCCCATGATCTGTCAGCCGCTGGCCTGCCGCTTGAAGTTCTGCCTGGGGCAGAAATTCGTGTGAATCATGACCTGATCGAGGTCTTTGACAATGGAGATCTGCTTACGCTAAACAATGCAGGGGCATACCTTCTTATAGAACTACCCCTTCATCTTTATCTGCGGCTGAAGTTAAAAAATTATTGA
- the tnpA gene encoding IS200/IS605 family transposase, producing the protein MKDYKSLKHSKWYCKYHVVWIPKYRKKVIYGQLRRELGSILHGLAKQKECEIEEGHLMTDHVHMLISIPPKFAVAQVVGFIKGKSAIQIARQFCGKKRNYNGEKFWARGYFASTVGIDEQIVRAYIRHQEKEDQRCEQMNLFD; encoded by the coding sequence ATGAAAGATTATAAAAGTTTAAAGCATTCAAAGTGGTATTGCAAGTATCATGTGGTTTGGATTCCAAAATATCGGAAGAAAGTTATTTACGGGCAATTACGTCGGGAACTGGGGTCAATACTACATGGTTTGGCAAAACAAAAAGAATGCGAGATCGAAGAAGGACATTTGATGACAGACCATGTTCATATGCTGATCTCCATTCCACCCAAATTTGCCGTGGCTCAGGTAGTTGGGTTCATCAAGGGGAAAAGTGCTATTCAGATAGCACGTCAGTTTTGTGGTAAAAAAAGGAACTATAATGGTGAAAAATTTTGGGCCAGAGGTTATTTTGCATCAACAGTAGGAATCGACGAACAAATTGTTCGAGCATATATCCGGCATCAAGAAAAAGAGGATCAACGTTGCGAACAGATGAACTTGTTTGATTAA
- a CDS encoding sensor histidine kinase: MKNPISLKWFVVLSFLIMAVVLIIGYSVLSVKFFFKGMDNIVAGHMVHVLESYIKATPEYERGSLTRFSGFMIAKQWQQMPENIKEFIDCPHTPGKLSVYKDGNWLGKPRHVVFAMSLQLGNETYYVVHRPPAHKTSPLIGNKGKENLRMLLGISLLTASGIAVLVWILLKLVERPVKSLGQWAHGLDADRLKAHVPDFIYPELNELARLIQESLSSVQESLDREHKFLRHASHELRTPISVIRNNVELLKRLNEVALDTTDTDPKQIAHQTRQKNKIIDRIDRAGLTMKHLTQTLLWLGQNEQVQLPVADINLEHLVLELAEEAGYLLRDKDVEVLLDTVPAVMTLAQVPARIVTGNLIRNAFQHTWCGQVRIIQTETCVQIINDIPGEDDTVRDLGFGLGLQLTRQLCDRLGWSYTSREEDDLHRACIVFCETEYLVKRSVDDVT, from the coding sequence ATGAAAAACCCCATCAGCCTTAAATGGTTTGTAGTTCTGTCTTTTTTAATCATGGCCGTGGTTCTGATCATTGGTTACTCGGTGCTAAGTGTGAAATTTTTTTTTAAAGGCATGGATAACATTGTTGCCGGACACATGGTCCATGTTTTGGAAAGTTATATTAAAGCCACACCCGAATATGAGCGGGGGAGCCTGACACGTTTCAGTGGTTTCATGATTGCAAAACAGTGGCAGCAGATGCCGGAAAATATAAAAGAATTTATAGATTGTCCCCATACACCGGGCAAGCTTTCGGTTTACAAGGATGGTAACTGGCTCGGCAAGCCCAGGCATGTCGTTTTTGCCATGTCTCTTCAGCTGGGAAATGAGACATATTATGTCGTACATCGGCCTCCTGCTCACAAGACCTCCCCGCTCATCGGGAATAAGGGTAAAGAGAATCTGCGCATGCTGCTTGGCATCAGTTTGTTGACCGCGTCCGGTATTGCCGTGTTGGTCTGGATACTTTTGAAACTGGTGGAGCGTCCGGTAAAATCCCTGGGTCAGTGGGCCCATGGACTGGATGCGGATCGGCTTAAAGCGCATGTCCCTGATTTCATTTATCCTGAACTCAATGAGTTGGCCCGGCTGATTCAGGAAAGCTTGTCATCTGTCCAGGAAAGCCTGGACAGGGAACACAAATTTTTGCGCCACGCCAGCCATGAACTTCGCACGCCCATCAGTGTGATAAGAAATAATGTTGAACTGCTTAAGAGATTGAATGAAGTTGCACTGGATACCACCGACACAGATCCGAAACAAATTGCGCACCAGACCCGGCAGAAAAATAAGATCATTGACCGCATAGACCGGGCCGGCCTGACCATGAAGCACCTGACCCAGACCCTTTTGTGGCTGGGGCAGAATGAACAGGTCCAGCTGCCGGTTGCGGATATAAACTTGGAGCACCTTGTTCTGGAATTGGCTGAAGAGGCTGGTTATCTGCTTCGAGACAAGGATGTGGAAGTTCTTCTGGATACAGTGCCTGCCGTGATGACCCTGGCCCAGGTGCCTGCCCGCATTGTAACGGGCAATCTTATTCGTAATGCATTTCAGCATACTTGGTGCGGTCAGGTCCGGATTATCCAGACCGAAACTTGTGTTCAGATTATCAATGATATCCCCGGGGAAGACGACACAGTCAGGGATCTGGGGTTCGGACTCGGCCTGCAGCTGACCCGGCAGTTGTGTGACAGGCTTGGCTGGTCCTATACCAGCCGGGAGGAAGACGATCTGCACAGGGCCTGCATTGTTTTTTGCGAAACTGAATACCTGGTTAAACGTTCGGTGGATGACGTTACTTAA